A window of Candidatus Sulfotelmatobacter sp. genomic DNA:
CTGGTGATGGCGTCGCTGCTCGCGGTCGTGGCCGTCGCGATGACCGATGCCGCGCGCGCAATCCTGGTCCGTGCGCGCGGCGGGCGGCTCTAGCGTGGGCGCCGAGAGCCGGTTCGCGCGCGTCGCGACGCCGCTGGCGTTCGGCCTCGCCGTCCTGGCGATCTGGCAGGCCGCCTGCGTGGTTTTCCACGTGCCGCGCATCTTGCTCCCGGCACCGACCGCGATCGGTGCCGCGTTCGTGCAGAATCTGCCGATGCTCGGCGCCGACTTCGTGCAGACGGTCGTGCGTTCGATGCTGCCCGGCTTCGCGATCGGCTCCGCCGCCGGCTTCGCCGTCGCCCTGATCGTCGACGCCTCGCCGTTCCTGCGCCGCGGGGTCTTGCCCGTCGCGTCGCTGGCCGGCGCGCTCCCGATCGTCGGCATCGCGCCGATCATGGT
This region includes:
- a CDS encoding ABC transporter permease, encoding MGAESRFARVATPLAFGLAVLAIWQAACVVFHVPRILLPAPTAIGAAFVQNLPMLGADFVQTVVRSMLPGFAIGSAAGFAVALIVDASPFLRRGVLPVASLAGALPIVGIAPIMVMWFGFDWQSKAAVAAVMTFFPMLVNTVAGLEAAGPMERDLLRSYSASPLQTLEKLRFPAALPYIFTALKLNTTLALIGAIVAEFF